From the Agromyces laixinhei genome, the window TGGGCTTCGTCGAATACACGGGGGCGATCGCCTCGACGCCGGTGACGGCCGCGAACTCGTCGAGCTGATCGAGCGTGAAGGGGATGCCGCTCACGGAGGCGTCGGCGCCGACCTGCGCGTCCGCGGCGCGTTCGACGCCCGACTGCACGGTGCCGAGCAGCACCGAGGAGAACACGGCGACCGAGACGCCCACGACGACGGCCAGCACGGGCACGAGCCCTGCCGAGGGGTCGCGCAGTGCCCGGGCAGACCCGAGGAACGGCACGAGGTCGGCCCTGCGCGCGGTTCGGCGCACGAGTGCCGCGAGCGGAATCGGGTAGCACCGCAGCACGACGATGCACGCGAACAGCGAGAGGAGGAGCGGCACGGCCGCGAGCAACGGGTCGACTCCGGTCGTCGCGGTGGAGGTGGTGAGGCCGCGGCGGAAGAGGAGCACGACCGCGGTGACGGCGATCACCGCGACGAGCAGTTCGGCGATCCAGCGGACGCGACCGGGGCTTCGCCGGCCGAGATCGCTGCGGGCACGGCGGAGCGGGCTGAGGCCGGGTTCGGCCGCCACGAGCAGGGCCGCCGGGGTGAGGGCGAAGAGCCCCGCGATCGCCCATCCGCCCGCCCCGGCGTCGGCGGGAACGGCGAGGATGCCGATCAGACCGCCGATGACCGCGGCGGGCAGGCCGACGGCGAGGCCTTCGAGCGCGAGGATGCCGCGGAGCTGACGCGGCGACGCGCCGCGGGCGGCCGCCAGCTCGAGCCCGGTGCGCCGTCGTTCGAACACCACACGGGATCCGAGCACGAGCACGGCGACCATCACGCCGATCGGCCCCGAGGCGATTGCGGCGAGCACGGCGTCGCTCGAGCCTGCGGCGAGGGCGGCGTCGCCCAGCGCCTCGGTGAGACCACTCGTGAACGCGACGTCGCCGACGGTCGCGAACCAGAACTCGAAGGAACCCGAACCGAGCACGAACTCCTGGCTCGTGAACTCGCCGAGCTGCGCGATGAGTTCGGCCGAGTCGGCGGCGCGGATGCGCTCGGGTTCGACCGGGAACCACACTTCCATCGCGCTCGGCAGTTCGGAGTCCTGCAGGGCGGCCCACGAGACGGGGTCGGCGAAGCCGAGTCCCGTGACCTCGGTCTCCCCGCTCGGCGCGAACGCGACCGATGCTTCGAGCGCCACGGGCGACAGGTGCGTCCAGAAGCCGTCGTCGGGGTCGATCGCGGCGAAGGTGCCGACCAGTCGCACGTCGTGCGGAGTGGTGCCGATCGGGATCGATCGGTCTTCGCCCTCCTCCCAGCTCATCTCTTCGGCAACGGCGTCGGCGAGCACGATCTCGAGCGGGGTGCTGCCGGGCACCGTGCCGGTGAGGGTCGCCGGCCACTTGCCGCCGGTGAGTTCGATATGGTCGCGGATCCTCGGGTCGAACGCCGTGAGCAGCTGGTACGACGTCGAGCCGGGCGCGGCGCCGGCCACGCCGGCCTTGGCCGGTCCGGCCACGAGAGACGCGAGCGGTTCCCCGGTCACGCTCTGCAACAGTGCCGGCATCCTGGCGCGGGCATCGAGCAGGAGCGCCTCCTGTGCGCCCCAGATCGCGTCGACCTCGGGCGTCAGGGTCGTTCCGCCGCCCGACGCACCGAGATCGGGCAGGTTGCGACTGGATGCGACGAGGTCGATCTCGCGGGAGGGGAACTGTTCGAGCGACTCCTCGAGCGCCGCGGTGTGCATCGCCGAGACGGCGCGCGGCACGCCGGTGGCGAGCAGTGCACCGGCGAACACGAGAACCGCGAGCATGATCGATGCTGCCGGCCCGGCGAAGAACTGGCGGCGCAGGAGACCCGGCACGGTGAGCCGCGAGTGGTGGGCGGTGATCATCCCTCCTCCTGCCTGAGACCGGGGCGCGAGGCGATGCGCCGCACGGATGCCGTGGCGCCCGCCGCGATCGCCGAGGCGAGCAGGAGGAACACGGCGACGCCGAGGAGCCACGGCACGACGTCCATGCCGAACTCGACGGGGATCACCGCCGGCGCGCCGGCGACGGCGGCCCTGGCCAGTTCTCGTGCGGTGAGGAGCGCCGTGGCGAATCCGACGAGCACGCCGATCGCGACCGCGACGGCGAGGGTCACCGCCAGCTCGGCGAGCCGGGCGCGCGATTGCGTGCGGGCGGGCACACCGAGCGTCCGAAGCACGACGACCTCGCCCAGACGACTGCGGCCGAGCGCCGCGACGAGCGCCACGACCGCGATCAGGGCGAAGAGCAGCGCACCGGCGGCTCCCGTCCAGAGTGCGGCGATCGCCGGGCTGATGAATGGGGCAGAGGAAGCCGCCGACCTCGCGTCGGCGATGACCGCCGAGCCCTGCTCGCGGTCGAATTCGGTGGCAAGGCGGTCGGGGTCCGAGGTCGCGATCCAGCGCTCGCCGAACGCGGGCACCCCGGCCCCGTCTTCGAACGCGTAGCGTTGGAACGCTGCGAGGTCGGCGAGCAAGCCGCCGGCGCCGGCCGTCGGCACGACGGGCATCACGCCGGCGACGACGGCATCGATCTCGGCGTTGCCGGTGAGCACCCGGAACGCGAACTGGTCGCCGACCTCGGCCGAGATGCGCTTCGCGATGTCGGTGCCGAGCACCACGGGCAGCGGGTCGTTGCCGCCGCTCGTGAGGGCGGCGCGCGCGGTCGGTGCCTTCGAGGTGAGTTCGAGCTCTCGTTCGATCTCGAATCCCGGGGCGGCCGCACTTCCGTCGAGGGAGATCGCGCCGAATGACACGAGCACGTCGGCGCCCCCGGCGCCGGAGAGCTCGGCGCCGAGGCCGATGAAGCGCAGGCCGTCGGCTTCGGGGATCGCGAGGCTCACGGTGCCGCCCCCAGCGGCCACGTCGACGGCGGCCGGTGGAACCGGGGTTGCGGCACCGTCGTCAGTGAGGAACCACGCGGTCACGGTGACTCTGCCGGCCGTGCCGCCTGGTGCGTCGAGGCCGACGGCCACCTCGAGCGTCGCGGTGCCCGGCGGAACCTGAACGCCGGTGGCCGCGGAGGACTCGCCGAGCGCTGCGGCGGCGGGCGCGATGCCGATGCCCGGCGCGATGCGGTCCGCAGATGCGACGGGCAGCGCCACGAGGGTCGCAGGGTCGCTGCCGACTCGCACGTCGCCGCGGAAGACCGGCCCTTCCGCCGTGACGGCGTCGATTCCGGTCAGGCCGGCACCGAGCGCGAGCGGATCGGGAGCCTGCACGACGTCCCGCCCGGCGTAGGAGAGGCGCACCTCGCCGCCGGTGGCGAGCGCCGAGGTCGTGCGGTCGATGCCCTGCCAGGCGCCGGCGAAGACCGCGGTCAGGGTGAGTCCGCCGACGGCGAGCATCGTGACGAGGGCTGCCGACGCGTACAGCGCGGCGCGCCGAGCGAGCTGGCGCATCGGCAGCGACGGCACCAGCGCCGGGCGGGCGGCGGCAAGCCGTTCGAGCAGGGCGTTGAACGGGCGGGAGAGGCCGAGTGCCATGAGCGCGAAGGCGAGGAGCACGAGCATCGGTGCGAGCACCGCGACCGGGTCGACCTCGACGGTGCCTGCCGCGCTCGTCACGAGCGGTGAGCCGTACAGCCGGAACTGCCAGAGCGCGACGGCGGCGAGCGCGAAGAGCAGCACGCCGCCGCCCGTCGCGAGCCCGCGCGCCACACGGCCCACTTCGTCGCCCGATCCGCGCACGATCGGACGACGCGCGTCGAGCCACGCGCGACCGACGACGACGAGCAGGGTGCCCCCGAGCACGACGGATGCCACGAGCGTCGCGGTGCCCCAGTCGCGGTCCTCGCCGGGCCGGCTCGCCGTGAGGAACGCCTCGGCACCGACCGCACCGATGATCGCGGCCGGTATCCCGAGCGCGAGCACTTCGACCGCGGTGTCTCGCGCGAGTCGGACGGGCGAGGCGCCGCGGGCGCGCAGCAGCACCGTCTCGCCGCGTCGGGCTGCGCCGAGCAGCGTCGCGAGCCGGGTGAGTGCGGCGACGCCCGCGAAGGCGAGGAGCAGGAGCGGCAGGGGGGCGATGGCCCGCACCGCGCCGAGTCCGGCGAGGAGCCGGGAGAGCGTCGCGTCGAGGCCGCCGAGGGCGCTCAGGCCATCGGTGCCGATCTCCGGCATCGCGCGGAGTGCCGGCTCGACATCGGGCAGTTCCGCACGGAGCATGCGTGCCGACTCGGGCGTGACGGCGGCCGGATCGACCACCGCGGTCCAGCGGACCACGATCGCCGCCGGGAGGTCGAGGGTGGCCTCCTCCGCCACGAGGAAGGGACCCGCGCCCTCGGCGACGGCGCCGGAGGCGATGACGGACTCGCCGAACCAGGCGGGGTCGGCGGGGTCGAGGGGCAGCCACGTTCCGACGATGAGCAGGCGTCGGGCAGGGTCGCCGGCGAGCTCGACGACCTCGCCGGGCGCCAGGTCGAGGGATTCGGCAGCGGCCGAATGGAGGGTCGCAGGCACGGCGTTCTCGGCGTCGGCCGTTGCGACCGCAGCGGGGTCATCGGGCCAGCTTCCCTCGACGAGCTCGGAGCGCGCCGCGGCTTCGGGGTCGGCCAGGAGCACGGCGCCGAAGGGCGTCTCGCCGCTGACGGCATCGACCGGCGCGGTCTCGACGCTGCGACTCCAGGCGGCGCCGTACGGGGCGACCATGCGATCGAGCACGGATGCCGCGTCATCCGCTTGGGCTTCGGGGTTCTGCGCCACGCGGATCTGCCACCGCGCGGCGCCTGTCGTGCCCTGCGCCGCGGCGAGGCCCTCGCGCAGCCCGCTGACCGAGGACCCGGCGAGCGAGTCGACGACCGCCGTCGAGAGGCCGGAGAGCAGGAGGACGACCGCGGCGATCGAGGCGAGCACACCGGCGCGGGCGTTCGCACGGGCGAACGCTGTCCGTGCCGCTCCCACGGGCGCTCCTCATCGATCGGGTCGCGGGCGCGGGGGCGTAGGGGCCGGCCGGGCGGTGTGCCGGGGTCGGCTGCCGCACTCGCCGCGTCGCGAAGAACCCGCACAGCCTATCGCCGCTGGTGGTCTTGTGCGCCACCCGGTCCCGCCCATATGCTGTAGGGCTGGCCGGGGAGAATTCCGACCGCCTCGAGGGTTCGAGACGATTCGCAGGAGGAAACCATGCAGACAGACACCGACGCCCGCACGAATGCGGTCTCCGGCGCTGCCCGCCCGGCGTCTCCCCTCGTCGGGTTCGCCGGGTAGACCGCCCGCTTCACGCGCAGGCTCGGCCTGCTCCGCGGTCACGCGCTCTCGCGATCCGCGGCACTCCCACTCTCTTCACCGTTCTCGCCGTTCCGGCCCGCTCGGGCGTCCGGCGATCCCTTCCGATTGGAACCGGCTGTGTCCGTTGCCCAGAAAACACCGAATGCGCCAGGCGACCCCGAGCCGTTGACCCGGCCGCCCCGGCTCGGCACGTTCCGCGCGCTCTGGCGCCTGCGAGAATACGCGGGACCCGCGATGCCCGCGTTCGCCGGCAGCATGGCCGCCGCGATCCTTGCGCATCTCATCGCCCTGACGATCCCGCAGGTGCTGCAGCAGATCGTCGACGGGCCGCTCGCCCGCGGCGAAGCCGACGCGGTTCTCCCGCTCGCCCTGCTCGTCTTCGTGCTCGGCGCGGTGGAGGCGATCCTGTTCGCGATCCGTCGCTGGCTCGTCGTGGGCCCCGGCACCAGGGTCGAGGCGCGCATGCGCAACGCACTGTATGCCAGGCTGCAGGATCTGCCGGTCAGTTTCCATGACCGCTGGCCGAGCGGCCAGCTGCTCTCGCGAGCAGTCAGCGACCTCGGACTCATCCGTCGCTGGCTGTCGTTCGGCCTCGTGCTGACCGGTGCGAACATCGTGATCATCGTGGTCGGCATCGGCATCATGATGTCGATGAACTGGTTCCTCGGACTCATCTTCCTCGTCTGCTCGTTGCCGCTGTGGTGGGCGGGCTGGCGCTTCGAGAGCCGGTACTCCGAGAAGTCCCGACTCAGTCAGGACCAGGCCGGCGACCTCGCGACCGCGGTCGAGGAGTCGGTGCACGGCATCCGCGTGCTGAAGGCCTTCGGCCGGGGCAAGCACGCCCTCTCGATGTTCCGTGCGCAGGCGGAGTCGCTGCGCAGCACCGAGATCGAGAAGGCACGCCTCGACGCGGCCATCTGGGTCTGGATCATGGTCGTGCCCGCGATCGCCCTGGCGCTCTGCCTCATGGTCGGCGTCTGGCTGGCCTCGCAAGGGCAGCTCTCGGTGGGCGAGCTGGTCGCGTTCTTCGCGACCGCGACCGTGCTCGCGTGGCCGATCGAGTCGATCGGCTTCCTGCTCGCGTTCGCGCTCGATGCCCGCACCGCGACCGACCGGTACTTCGACATCCTCGACAGCGAGAACACGATCGTCGACCCGGCCGAGCCCCGCACGCTCGAACGACCGCGCGGCGAGCTCGCGTTCGCCGGCGTGCACTTCCGCTACCAGGACTCGCCGGCGCGGTTCGGTGATCTGATCGACGGAGTCGACCTCGTGCTCGAACCGGGCGAGACGATGGCGCTCGTGGGTCTCACCGGGAGCGGCAAGACCACGATGACGGCCCTCACCACGCGTCTCTACGACGTCACCGGCGGCTCGGTCACGCTCGACGGCGTCGATGTGCGTGCGTTCAGCCGCGACGAGCTGCGCGCCCACATCGCGATGGCGTTCGAAGACGCAACGCTCTTCAGCGCCTCGGTGAGGGACAACGTGCTGCTCGGGCGGCCCGAGCTCGCGGGCGAGGAGCCCGCGGTGCGCGCTGAGGCCGATCGCGTGCTCGAGGAGGCGCTCCGCATCGCACAGGCGGGGTTCACCTACGACCTGCCCGACGGGCTCGACACGAAGGTCGGCGAAGAGGGCATGAGCCTCTCGGGCGGACAACGGCAGCGGCTCGCGCTTGCGCGCGCCGTCGCGGCCGAGCCCGCCGTGCTCGTACTCGACGATCCGCTCTCGGCGCTCGACGTCGCGACCGAGGCGAGGGTGGAGGCCGAGCTCCGTTCGGTGCTCGCTTCGACCACCGCGCTCATCGTGGCGCATCGCCCGTCGACGGTCATGCTCGCCGATCGCGTCGCGCTGCTCGAGCACGGGCGGGTCACGGCGGTCGGCACGCACTCCGAGCTCCTGCGAGAGAGCGAGCACTACCGCTACGTCATCACGAGCCTCGAAGACGAGGAGCGCAGGAGCACCGGCGTCGATGCCGTCGACGCCGAGACCACGATCCGAGAGGAGGCGGCATCATGAGCGTCACCGGCGTGCAGGGCGAAGAACGACAGGACTACTCGAAGGCGGAGTCCGCGCAGATCCGCGCCCGCTCGCGGCGGCTCCTCGGATCGCTGCTCTCACCGCTGAAGGCGAAGCTCTGGGTGACCGCACTCGCGATCATCGTCTCGTCGGCCGCGCAGGTCGCGGGCCCGGCCATCATCGCGTTCGGCATCGATCAGGGCATCCCCGCCCTCACCGAGCAGAACTGGTTCCCGGTCGCGTTGTCGGGCGCCGCATACCTCGTGACCGGGATCGTCGGCGCGTTCCTCATCTCGGTGTACATCCGGATGTCGGCCCGCATCAGCCAAGCCGTGCTCATCGACCTGCGCACCAGGGTGTTCCTGCACACGCAGAAACTCTCGCTCGAGTTCCACGAGTCGTACACCTCCGGCCGCATCATCTCGCGGCAGACGAGCGACCTCGACGCGATCCGCGAACTCATGGACGAGGGGCTGACCCTCCTCGTGCGCGGGCTCATGTACATGGTGTTCACGGCGGTCATGCTCGTGATCGTCGACGCGCCGTCGGGGCTCGTGCTGCTCGGGGCGCTCGTGCCCCTCGGCATCCTCACCCGCTGGTTCCAGCTGCGCTCGCAGTCGCTGTTCCGGCGCTCGCGCGTGGCATCGGCCAAACTCATCGTGCAGTTCGTCGAGACCATGACGGGCATCCGCGCGGTGCAGGCGTTCCGCAAGCAGCGGCGCAACGAGGCCGAGTTCGGCGCGCTGGTCGAGGACTACCGCGACGTGAACGCGAAGGTGCTCGGCCTCTTCGCGGTGTACAACCCGGGTCTCGCCCTCATCGGCAATACCGCGGTGGCGGTCACGGTCGTGCTCGGCGGGTTCCGCGTCGTCGACGGCTCGCTCGGTGTCGGCGTACTGCTGGCCACGGTGCTCTACACGAAGCGGTTCTTCGACCCGATGGAGGACATGGCGATGTTCTACAACGGGTACCAGTCCGCCTCGTCGGCCCTCGAGAAGATCTCGGGCGTGCTCGAAGAGGAACCGAGCGTGCCCGACCCGGTGCAGCCGACCGACCTGTGGAACGCGGATGGTCACGTTCGCTTCGACGGCGTCGAGTTCGCGTATACCCGGGACCGGGTCGTTCTGCCGCGCTTCGACCTCGATGTGCCGGCCGGCCAGACGATCGCCCTCGTCGGGTCGACGGGAGCCGGAAAGTCGACCCTCGCCAAACTCATCGCGCGCTTCTACGACCCGAGCGACGGTGCGGTCACGCTCGACGGCGTCTCCCTCGCCGAACTGCACCCGAAGGACCTGCGGCGCGCGATCGTCATGGTCACCCAGGAGGCGTACCTCTTCTCGGGTTCGGTGGCCGACAACATCGCACTCGGCAAGCCGGGCGCCTCGTTCGACGAGATCGTGCGGGCGGCCATGGCCGTCGGTGCGCACGAGTTCATCGAAAGCCTGCCGAACGGTTACGACACCGACGTGAACAAGCGCGGCGGCCGGGTCAGTGCCGGTCAGCGGCAGCTCATCTCGTTCGCGCGCGCGTTCCTCGCGAACCCGGCGGTGCTGATCCTCGACGAGGCGACCTCCTCGCTCGACATCCCGAGCGAGCGGCTCGTGCAGGAGGGCCTCACGAAACTCCTCGCCGATCGCACCGCGGTGATCATCGCGCACCGGCTCTCGACGGTCGCGATCGCCGACCGCGTGCTCGTGATGGAACACGGGCGCATCGTCGAAGACGGCTCGCCCGCCGAGCTCATCGCCGGAACCGGTCACTTCGCAGCGCTGCACGCGGCGTGGCGGGAATCACTGGTCTGAGGCCGGCAGAGCGAGCGGATGTCTCGCGACGACGCTTCGGCGCGAGACATCCGAACCGCTCAGTCTGACGCACCGGCGTGCCCGCGGCGTCAGGGTGTCCCCTGAAATGGGCGTGCGGCTCCGGGTGAATGCGCGATACGCTCGCGACAAGCGGTCACCCCGCAGTGGTGAGGCCTGCCCTCGGATTGGAGGAGCCATGGAGACGCCCGAACGTCCCCTGCGCGTGGCCATCGCCGACGATGCGCTGCTGCTGCGCGAGGGCATTGCCAAGGTGCTCGTCGACGGGGGCCTCGAGGTCGTCGCCTCCGTCGAGACGGGCGCCGAACTGCTCGAGGTCGCCGGCCGCGGCGGGATCGACGCGGCCGTGCTCGACATCCGCATGCCGCCGAGTTTTCGCGACGAGGGCATCCTCGCGCTCGAGGAGATGCGCGCGCAAGGCTCGACGATCGGGGTGCTGCTGCTGTCGATGTACGCGACACCCGAGTACGCGCTGCGCGTCATGGGCGCGGGCAGCGGCACGGGCTACCTGCTGAAGGAGCGCGTCTCCGAGCCGCAGACCCTCGTGCGCGCCGTCGAGACGGTCGCCTCCGGTGGTTCGGTCGTCGACCCCGAGGTCGTCGAGCAGCTCGTGAAGCGCACCCGGGCCGATGACC encodes:
- a CDS encoding ABC transporter ATP-binding protein, with the translated sequence MSVTGVQGEERQDYSKAESAQIRARSRRLLGSLLSPLKAKLWVTALAIIVSSAAQVAGPAIIAFGIDQGIPALTEQNWFPVALSGAAYLVTGIVGAFLISVYIRMSARISQAVLIDLRTRVFLHTQKLSLEFHESYTSGRIISRQTSDLDAIRELMDEGLTLLVRGLMYMVFTAVMLVIVDAPSGLVLLGALVPLGILTRWFQLRSQSLFRRSRVASAKLIVQFVETMTGIRAVQAFRKQRRNEAEFGALVEDYRDVNAKVLGLFAVYNPGLALIGNTAVAVTVVLGGFRVVDGSLGVGVLLATVLYTKRFFDPMEDMAMFYNGYQSASSALEKISGVLEEEPSVPDPVQPTDLWNADGHVRFDGVEFAYTRDRVVLPRFDLDVPAGQTIALVGSTGAGKSTLAKLIARFYDPSDGAVTLDGVSLAELHPKDLRRAIVMVTQEAYLFSGSVADNIALGKPGASFDEIVRAAMAVGAHEFIESLPNGYDTDVNKRGGRVSAGQRQLISFARAFLANPAVLILDEATSSLDIPSERLVQEGLTKLLADRTAVIIAHRLSTVAIADRVLVMEHGRIVEDGSPAELIAGTGHFAALHAAWRESLV
- a CDS encoding ABC transporter ATP-binding protein, which gives rise to MPAFAGSMAAAILAHLIALTIPQVLQQIVDGPLARGEADAVLPLALLVFVLGAVEAILFAIRRWLVVGPGTRVEARMRNALYARLQDLPVSFHDRWPSGQLLSRAVSDLGLIRRWLSFGLVLTGANIVIIVVGIGIMMSMNWFLGLIFLVCSLPLWWAGWRFESRYSEKSRLSQDQAGDLATAVEESVHGIRVLKAFGRGKHALSMFRAQAESLRSTEIEKARLDAAIWVWIMVVPAIALALCLMVGVWLASQGQLSVGELVAFFATATVLAWPIESIGFLLAFALDARTATDRYFDILDSENTIVDPAEPRTLERPRGELAFAGVHFRYQDSPARFGDLIDGVDLVLEPGETMALVGLTGSGKTTMTALTTRLYDVTGGSVTLDGVDVRAFSRDELRAHIAMAFEDATLFSASVRDNVLLGRPELAGEEPAVRAEADRVLEEALRIAQAGFTYDLPDGLDTKVGEEGMSLSGGQRQRLALARAVAAEPAVLVLDDPLSALDVATEARVEAELRSVLASTTALIVAHRPSTVMLADRVALLEHGRVTAVGTHSELLRESEHYRYVITSLEDEERRSTGVDAVDAETTIREEAAS
- a CDS encoding response regulator transcription factor; protein product: METPERPLRVAIADDALLLREGIAKVLVDGGLEVVASVETGAELLEVAGRGGIDAAVLDIRMPPSFRDEGILALEEMRAQGSTIGVLLLSMYATPEYALRVMGAGSGTGYLLKERVSEPQTLVRAVETVASGGSVVDPEVVEQLVKRTRADDPLSRLTERERSVLELMAQGYSNGGIAQALFLGLKTVETHVRSILQKLDLEESPEHHRRVLAVLTLLGAR
- a CDS encoding ABC transporter permease → MITAHHSRLTVPGLLRRQFFAGPAASIMLAVLVFAGALLATGVPRAVSAMHTAALEESLEQFPSREIDLVASSRNLPDLGASGGGTTLTPEVDAIWGAQEALLLDARARMPALLQSVTGEPLASLVAGPAKAGVAGAAPGSTSYQLLTAFDPRIRDHIELTGGKWPATLTGTVPGSTPLEIVLADAVAEEMSWEEGEDRSIPIGTTPHDVRLVGTFAAIDPDDGFWTHLSPVALEASVAFAPSGETEVTGLGFADPVSWAALQDSELPSAMEVWFPVEPERIRAADSAELIAQLGEFTSQEFVLGSGSFEFWFATVGDVAFTSGLTEALGDAALAAGSSDAVLAAIASGPIGVMVAVLVLGSRVVFERRRTGLELAAARGASPRQLRGILALEGLAVGLPAAVIGGLIGILAVPADAGAGGWAIAGLFALTPAALLVAAEPGLSPLRRARSDLGRRSPGRVRWIAELLVAVIAVTAVVLLFRRGLTTSTATTGVDPLLAAVPLLLSLFACIVVLRCYPIPLAALVRRTARRADLVPFLGSARALRDPSAGLVPVLAVVVGVSVAVFSSVLLGTVQSGVERAADAQVGADASVSGIPFTLDQLDEFAAVTGVEAIAPVYSTKPTRVTADGRSRTSALIVVDSAEMRTVQQGRDAPTPLPDALAASDEDDAVPVLLSKRVADFVADAESAELDGEDFDSLGVVDGRTAFSPRSNWVLMDVANAKPFTDTLVPRSVLVRFEPGADADAITTALAEIAGDDAVVVTPGEVFAELRERPTTQGLVISLVVAIVLASLLTALAIVLTLVVGRPARDRLLPLLSTLGLGRRGERALVVLEIGPVALIALAAGAVLGIALPFVVLTGIDLRAFTDGDAQPAVTLDPWLITAVLAASVLVTVVAAAAASRIDGSVNAARAMRKEEEG